A window of Tindallia magadiensis genomic DNA:
TGGCAACAAAGAGCGTATGAGTTATTCAAGAATTGAAGAGGTTCTTGAAGTTCCAAGTTTGATCGAAATTCAAAAGGAATCTTACCGTTGGTTTTTGGACGAGGGTCTTGGAGAAGTATTTGCCGATATTTCCCCTATTGAAGACTACACCGGTAACCTGATCTTGGAGTTTGTTGATTACAAGTTGGAAGAAGAGCCTAAATACAGCGTTGCAGAATCAAAAGAAAGAGACATGACCTACTCATCTCCCATAAAGGTGAAAGTTCGACTTATTAATAAGGAGACGGGAGAAGTAAAAGAGCAAGAAGTGTTCATGGGCGATTTTCCACTCATGACGGACACCGGTACCTTCATTATAAATGGTGCTGAACGAGTTATCGTGAGTCAATTGGTACGATCTCCGGGCGTTTACTACAACTCGGAATATGACAAATCGGGTAATCGGCTTTTTTCATCAACATTAATACCGAATAGAGGAGCCTGGTTAGAATATGAAACAGACTCCAATGGCGTTGTGTCCGTACGGATCGATCGTACTAGAAAGCAACCTATTACAATTCTTTTAAGAGCTTTGGGCTATTCGAGAGATCAGCAAATCATTGATTTGATTGGTGAAGATGAACGTTTGTTAGCATCTTTAGAAAAAGACAACACAGCCAACCAAGAAGAAGCATTGCTGGAAATATATAAAAAATTACGACCAGGTGAACCGCCGACAGTAGAAAGCGCCACCTCTCTTTTGCATTCCTTATTTTTCGATCCTAAACGATATGATTTGGCGAAGGTAGGTCGCTATAAGTTTAACAAAAAACTGTCTATTTCGAGTCGTATCATGTATCGTAAGGCTGCAGAAAATATCATTGATCCAAAAACAGGCGAAATTTTAGTAGAAACGGAACAGAAAATCACACGACGAATGGCAGAAAAAATCCAAAATACTGGGATTAATGAGGTGTCTGTTTTTTCAGATGAAAATCAGCCAATCAAAGTAATTGGAAATCAATTCGTGGATATACGTGAGTATGTTAACCCTAAAACTTCAAAACTTAAGGTGAAAAAAATGGCCTACTACCCTGTTTTGAAGGAAATACTTGAAAAATGTGATACCGACGAAGCGATATGTGAAGCCATTAATGAACGATATCGAGAATTAGAACCAAAACATATTTTAGTGTCTGATATCATTGCATCTATCAGCTACATTTTCAATATGGCTCATGAAATTGGTCATGTAGATGATATTGACCACTTAGGCAACAGACGTTTAAGATCTGTTGGTGAACTGTTGCAAAACCAGTTTCGGATAGGCTTATCACGTATGGAAAGAGTTGTTAAAGAAAGAATGACAATTCAGGATGTTGATTTAGTGACACCACAAGCGCTGATTAATATTCGACCGGTTGTTGCTTCTATTAAAGAATTTTTTGGAAGTTCTCAGCTATCCCAGTTTATGGATCAAACGAATCCACTGGCAGAACTAACTCACAAGAGAAGACTTTCGGCTCTTGGGCCTGGAGGACTTTCCAGAGAGCGTGCCGGATTTGAAGTAAGAGACGTGCATCATTCGCATTATGGAAGAATGTGTCCTATAGAAACCCCTGAAGGGCCTAACATTGGTCTTATCAACTCTTTGAGTACCTATGCGCGAGTGAATGAATATGGATTTATCGAAGTGCCTTATCGAAAGATAATTCAGGAAGAAGGCAGGGTTACAGAAGATGTCGAGTACCTGACGGCCGACGAGGAAGATTTGGTAACGATAGCTCAGGCGAATGAACCTTTAGACGAAGAGGGTCATTTTATAAACAAGCGAGTTGCCTCCCGAACACTTGATGGAGCGATTGATGTAGTGCCTAGAGAAGAAGCGGATTACATGGATGTATCGCCAAAGCAAATTGTTTCGGTGGCAACGGCAATGATACCTTTCTTGGAAAATGATGACGCTAACCGGGCTCTTATGGGTTCAAACATGCAACGTCAGGCAGTTCCGTTGTTGCGTGCTGAAGCGCCTATTATAGGGACAGGAATGGAATATAAAGCGGCATTGGATTCAGGTGTGGTTGTTTTAGCGAAAAATGCCGGTGTAGTTGATCGAGTTACAGGAACAGAAATTGTTATTCAGAGAAATGATAATGCTCAAAAGGATCACTATAAGTTATTGAAGTTCAAACGGTCCAATCAAGGTACTTGTGTTAATCAAAAACCCATTGTGAGCAAAGGACAGCAAATATCCGCTGGTGAAGTTATTGCTGACGGTCCTTCGACCCACGAAGGTGAAATAGCCCTTGGGAAAAACTGTCTTATTGGGTTTATGGCTTGGGAAGGCTATAACTATGAAGATGCTATTTTGATCAATGAACGACTGGTTAAAGACGATGTAATGACATCGATTCATATTGAAGAATATGAAGCGGATGCAAGAGATACAAAGCTAGGACCTGAAGAGATAACAAGAGACATCCCTAATGTAGGGGAAGACTCCCTAAAGGACCTGGATGAACGGGGCATTATTAGAATAGGAGCAGAGGTTCAATCTGGCGATATTTTGGTAGGAAAAGTTACTCCAAAAGGAGAAACGGAGTTAACGGCTGAAGAAAGACTGCTAAGAGCCATTTTTGGAGAAAAAGCTAGAGAAGTGAGGGATACTTCTTTGAAAGTTCCTCACGGTGAGTCAGGGATTGTGGTGGATGTAAAAGTATTTACGAGAGAAAATGGCGATGAGCTTTCACCAGGTGTGAATGAACTTGTTCGAGTCTACATTGCTAAGAAACGGAAAATTAATGTTGGAGATAAAGTGGCAGGTAGACATGGAAACAAAGGGGTTATCTCCAGAATACTTCCGGAAGAAGATATGCCGTTTTTAGAAGATGGAACACCCTTAGACGTTGTTTTAAATCCTTTGGGCGTACCTTCAAGGATGAACATTGGTCAAGTGCTGGAGGTTCATCTTGGGATGGCAGCGAAGGCTCTGGGCTGGGAAGTTGCAACACCAGTCTTTGACGGAGCAGATGAACATGACGTTATGGATGCCCTGGGAGAAGCGGGATATCCCAAATCTGGTAAAATCCAGCTGATTGACGGAAGAACTGGTGAGCTGTTTGATAACCCTGTAACCGTAGGGTATATGTATATGTTAAAGCTACATCATCTAGTAGATGATAAAATACATGCGAGAAGCACCGGACCATATTCTCTAGTAACACAACAACCGCTGGGCGGGAAAGCGCAGTTTGGTGGGCAACGTTTTGGAGAAATGGAAGTTTGGGCTCTTGAAGCCTATGGAGCCTCACATACACTTCAAGAAATATTGACTGTAAAATCAGATGATGTTATTGGAAGGGTAAAAACGTATGAGTGCATCGTAAAAGGAGAAACAATTCCGGAACCAGGTGTGCCAGAATCTTTCAAGGTTCTAATCAAAGAACTGCAGAGTCTTGCTCTAAATATTCAGGTGTTGACAGATGATAATGCAGAAGTGGAACTGAAAGAAGCAGGAGAAGAAGAAGTGATAGAAGCTAATATGGATGAAGTTATTCTTGCTCCACCGATAGAAGCGGAAAAAAATCCTGAAAATACTATGGATCAAGAAATGGAAAAAACGGAAAGTAATGATATAAACGATGTTGAAGAGTTTGAAGCGTCAATGCTTTCTATTACTTCTGATGAAGAAAACACTCTGGAGACAGAGGAGTCAAATGAAAGCTTTATGGATGAAGAAGAAAATTGATGCCTGGCATCAGGAAAAGATTTACCTGTGAAAAACCGGAAAGGGGAGAAGCTCCTTGTTTGAATTAAATAATTTTAAGTCGATCCGAATCTCGCTGGCGGCGCCAGATAAAATCCGGCAATGGTCCAGAGGTGAAGTGAAAAAACCGGAAACCATCAATTACCGAACATTAAAACCTGAAAAAGAAGGGTTGTTTTGTGAAAAGATATTTGGACCTACCAAAGACTGGGAATGCCATTGTGGAAAGTATAAGCGCGTAAGATACAAAGGCGTTATTTGCGATCGTTGTGGTGTTGAAGTTACAAAATCTAAAGTGCGTAGAGATCGGATGGGGCATATAGAGCTGGCAGCACCTGTTTCTCATATTTGGTACTTCAAAGGAATTCCCAGCAGAATGGGCCTTTTACTAGACATGTCTCCCAGATCACTGGAAAAAGTTCTTTACTTTGCGGCCTACGTGGTAACGGATGCTGGGGAAAGTCATTTAACCCATAAGCAAATATTAACAGAAAAAGAGTTTGCGGAAGCTATGGAACACGCTAGAAAAACGGGAAATTATTTCAAAGCTTCCATGGGTGCAGAGGCAATTAAAATTCTTTTAAGTCAAATAGACTTAGAAGAATTGAATGAAGAGCTACGGCAAAGGCTTGCTGACAGCTCAGGTCAAAAAAGAGTAAGGACGATCAGGCGACTAGAGGTTGTAGATGCATTTCGTAAGTCCGGCAACAATCCTGAATGGATGATAATGGATGTTGTGCCGGTAATTCCTCCAGATTTAAGACCTATGGTTCAGCTTGATGGTGGAAGGTTTGCAACTTCTGATCTGAATGATTTGTATCGACGAGTCATTAATAGAAACAATAGATTGAAGCGTTTACTGGACTTAGGCGCTCCGGATATTATTGTTCGCAATGAAAAGAGAATGTTACAAGAATCAGTAGATGCTTTAATCGATAATGGGCGTAGGGGAAAACCGGTAACAGGACCGGGGAACAGACCTTTAAAATCCTTATCAGATATGTTGAAAGGAAAACAGGGACGATTCCGGCAGAACTTGCTAGGAAAGCGAGTTGACTATTCGGGGAGATCTGTTATTGTTGTAGGTCCTGAACTGGCATTTCACCAGTGCGGTCTTCCGAAAAAAATGGCATTAGAACTTTTTAAGCCCTTTGTAATGAAAAACTTAGTTGCTCAGGGGCATGCTCATAATATTAAAAGCGCTAAACGAATGGTGGAAAAAGTACGACCAGAAGTATGGGATGTTTTAGAAGAAGTTATAAAAAATCATCCAGTACTTTTGAATAGAGCACCTACCCTTCACCGCCTCGGCATTCAAGCCTTTGAACCGACTTTGGTGGAAGGAAAAGCTATTAAACTTCATCCTTTAGTATGTACGGCTTATAATGCTGATTTTGATGGAGATCAAATGGCTGTTCACGTTCCACTTTCTGATTCGGCACAGGAAGAAGCAAGAAGCTTGATGCTTTCTCCCAATAACATCCTTGCACCTAAAGATGGCCAACCAATCACCACACCAACCCAGGATATGGTACTGGGGACATACTACCTAACGGTTGAAATCCCAGATAGTCAGGGCGAAGGGATGTATTTTAAGGATTACGAAGAAATGCTGATGGCATATTACACTGGCAAGGTAAATCTTCATGCAAGAGTGAAGGTTCGATTTAAACAAGAAGACGGACAAGAAAACCATACAGTGGAGAGTACCGTTGGCAGGTTTATTTTCAACGAAAGCATACCACAAGATTTAGGGTTTGTTGATCGCAACAAAGATCCTCACGGATTGGAAATCGACTTTGTTTGTGATAAAAAGGCCTTGGGACGCATTATATCAAAGTGTTTCAGAAAACACGGTAACTATGCTACGGCAAAAATGCTGGACTATATTAAGTTTATGGGATTCAAATACTCTACCAAAGGTGCAATCACCATAGCTGTTTCAGATATGGAAGTGCCGAAGGAAAAGGCTGAACTAATTAAAGAAGCTGAAGAAAGAGTAGACCAATACGAAAAAGTCTTCAGAAGAGGTCTAATCTCTGACGATGAGCGATATGAAAAGGTTATGAATGTTTGGGAAGAAACTACTGGCAAAGTTACTGATGCACTAATGGAAGGCTTGGACAGCATGAACAATGTCTTCATTATGGCACAATCCGGTGCGCGTGGTAGTAAAAACCAGATTCGACAGCTTGGCGGTATGCGTGGCCTCATGTCCAATGCCAGTGGTCATACAGTGGAAGTTCCTATTAAATCAAATTTCCGGGAAGGACTCACCGTACTGGAATACTTTATATCAACTCATGGTGCCAGAAAAGGATTAGCAGATACAGCTCTTAGAACAGCGGATTCTGGATACTTGACGAGAAGGTTGGTTGATGTCAGTCAGGATGTTATTATAAGAGAAGATGATTGTGGTACAGAAGAAGGTATTACCGTTGAAGCGTTTAAAGACGGAAAAGAAGTAATAGAAGAGTTGTACGACAGACTTGTCGGAAGGTACTTGCTTGAAGACGCTATCGACACAAAAACCGGTGCCGTCATCCTTGAAAAAGGAAAAATGGTACTAGAAGAAGATGCAGAAGCCATGATAGAAGCGGGTATTGAAAAAATTAAAATACGATCAATTCTTAACTGCAAGACAAAGTACGGAATATGTAAAGTTTGTTACGGAAGAAATCTGGCAACCGGAAAGCAAGTAGAAGTAGGTGAAGCGGTAGGGATTATTGCCGCCCAATCTATTGGAGAACCAGGAACTCAATTGACTATGAGAACATTCCATACTGGCGGGGTAGCCGGAGCGGATATTACACAAGGTCTTCCGAGGGTTGAAGAACTTTTTGAAGCAAGAAAACCTAAGGGTCTGGCTATTATTAGTGAGATCGATGGTTATGTAACGGTACAAGAAAACAAGAAGAAGAGAGAAGTCTTTGTAAAGAATGGGGAAGAAGAGAAAGAATACGAAATTCCTTACGGTTCAAGGATTAAAGTTCGAGATGGGCAATGGATTGAAGCAGCTGATGAAATTACCGAAGGATCTGTTAATCCTCACGATATCCTGAAAATTAAAGGTGTAATCGGGGTTCAGAACTACATTATTAAAGAAGTTCAAAGAGTATATCGATTACAAGGGGTAGACATTAACGATAAGCACATAGAGGTAATTGTGCGTCAGATGTTATCTAAAACAAAAATAGAAGAAGATCCGCAGGCGGCTATGCTTCCTGGAGCTTTAGAAAGTATTTACACAATAGACGAAATGAACGCTTTGCGTGAAAAAGAAGGAACAGAAGAAGTGAAGGGCAGAAGAGTGTTGTTAGGAATCACGAAAGCTTCCTTAGCGACAGAATCCTTCTTGTCTGCAGCATCTTTCCAGGAAACAACGAGAGTGCTTACG
This region includes:
- the rpoB gene encoding DNA-directed RNA polymerase subunit beta; the encoded protein is MPHPVKIGNKERMSYSRIEEVLEVPSLIEIQKESYRWFLDEGLGEVFADISPIEDYTGNLILEFVDYKLEEEPKYSVAESKERDMTYSSPIKVKVRLINKETGEVKEQEVFMGDFPLMTDTGTFIINGAERVIVSQLVRSPGVYYNSEYDKSGNRLFSSTLIPNRGAWLEYETDSNGVVSVRIDRTRKQPITILLRALGYSRDQQIIDLIGEDERLLASLEKDNTANQEEALLEIYKKLRPGEPPTVESATSLLHSLFFDPKRYDLAKVGRYKFNKKLSISSRIMYRKAAENIIDPKTGEILVETEQKITRRMAEKIQNTGINEVSVFSDENQPIKVIGNQFVDIREYVNPKTSKLKVKKMAYYPVLKEILEKCDTDEAICEAINERYRELEPKHILVSDIIASISYIFNMAHEIGHVDDIDHLGNRRLRSVGELLQNQFRIGLSRMERVVKERMTIQDVDLVTPQALINIRPVVASIKEFFGSSQLSQFMDQTNPLAELTHKRRLSALGPGGLSRERAGFEVRDVHHSHYGRMCPIETPEGPNIGLINSLSTYARVNEYGFIEVPYRKIIQEEGRVTEDVEYLTADEEDLVTIAQANEPLDEEGHFINKRVASRTLDGAIDVVPREEADYMDVSPKQIVSVATAMIPFLENDDANRALMGSNMQRQAVPLLRAEAPIIGTGMEYKAALDSGVVVLAKNAGVVDRVTGTEIVIQRNDNAQKDHYKLLKFKRSNQGTCVNQKPIVSKGQQISAGEVIADGPSTHEGEIALGKNCLIGFMAWEGYNYEDAILINERLVKDDVMTSIHIEEYEADARDTKLGPEEITRDIPNVGEDSLKDLDERGIIRIGAEVQSGDILVGKVTPKGETELTAEERLLRAIFGEKAREVRDTSLKVPHGESGIVVDVKVFTRENGDELSPGVNELVRVYIAKKRKINVGDKVAGRHGNKGVISRILPEEDMPFLEDGTPLDVVLNPLGVPSRMNIGQVLEVHLGMAAKALGWEVATPVFDGADEHDVMDALGEAGYPKSGKIQLIDGRTGELFDNPVTVGYMYMLKLHHLVDDKIHARSTGPYSLVTQQPLGGKAQFGGQRFGEMEVWALEAYGASHTLQEILTVKSDDVIGRVKTYECIVKGETIPEPGVPESFKVLIKELQSLALNIQVLTDDNAEVELKEAGEEEVIEANMDEVILAPPIEAEKNPENTMDQEMEKTESNDINDVEEFEASMLSITSDEENTLETEESNESFMDEEEN
- the rpoC gene encoding DNA-directed RNA polymerase subunit beta', translated to MFELNNFKSIRISLAAPDKIRQWSRGEVKKPETINYRTLKPEKEGLFCEKIFGPTKDWECHCGKYKRVRYKGVICDRCGVEVTKSKVRRDRMGHIELAAPVSHIWYFKGIPSRMGLLLDMSPRSLEKVLYFAAYVVTDAGESHLTHKQILTEKEFAEAMEHARKTGNYFKASMGAEAIKILLSQIDLEELNEELRQRLADSSGQKRVRTIRRLEVVDAFRKSGNNPEWMIMDVVPVIPPDLRPMVQLDGGRFATSDLNDLYRRVINRNNRLKRLLDLGAPDIIVRNEKRMLQESVDALIDNGRRGKPVTGPGNRPLKSLSDMLKGKQGRFRQNLLGKRVDYSGRSVIVVGPELAFHQCGLPKKMALELFKPFVMKNLVAQGHAHNIKSAKRMVEKVRPEVWDVLEEVIKNHPVLLNRAPTLHRLGIQAFEPTLVEGKAIKLHPLVCTAYNADFDGDQMAVHVPLSDSAQEEARSLMLSPNNILAPKDGQPITTPTQDMVLGTYYLTVEIPDSQGEGMYFKDYEEMLMAYYTGKVNLHARVKVRFKQEDGQENHTVESTVGRFIFNESIPQDLGFVDRNKDPHGLEIDFVCDKKALGRIISKCFRKHGNYATAKMLDYIKFMGFKYSTKGAITIAVSDMEVPKEKAELIKEAEERVDQYEKVFRRGLISDDERYEKVMNVWEETTGKVTDALMEGLDSMNNVFIMAQSGARGSKNQIRQLGGMRGLMSNASGHTVEVPIKSNFREGLTVLEYFISTHGARKGLADTALRTADSGYLTRRLVDVSQDVIIREDDCGTEEGITVEAFKDGKEVIEELYDRLVGRYLLEDAIDTKTGAVILEKGKMVLEEDAEAMIEAGIEKIKIRSILNCKTKYGICKVCYGRNLATGKQVEVGEAVGIIAAQSIGEPGTQLTMRTFHTGGVAGADITQGLPRVEELFEARKPKGLAIISEIDGYVTVQENKKKREVFVKNGEEEKEYEIPYGSRIKVRDGQWIEAADEITEGSVNPHDILKIKGVIGVQNYIIKEVQRVYRLQGVDINDKHIEVIVRQMLSKTKIEEDPQAAMLPGALESIYTIDEMNALREKEGTEEVKGRRVLLGITKASLATESFLSAASFQETTRVLTEAAIKGKEDFLIGLKENVIIGKLIPAGTGMEKYKNIALDMESDVETMEQSIEPELVAVDE